The window CGACCGCTACCTGCGCCTTCTGCCCGGCGGTCCGGCCAAGGAGCTGGTCCGCACCCCTGTGATGCTCTCCCCGGTGGTCCTCGGCCTCCGGACCCCGCTCGCGCAGCAGTTCGGCTGGACGGGCGACACGCAGGTCAGCTGGGGCGACATCGCCGCGAAGGTCGCCTCCGGCCAGCTCACCTACGCCATGACCAACCCGGCCGCCTCCAACTCCGGCTTCTCCGCGCTCGTCGGGGTGGCGGCGGCGTTCGCCGGCACCGGCGACGCGCTGCAGGCCTCCGACATCAAGACCGCCCCGCTCACCAGCTTCTTCTCCGGCCAGGTGCTCACCGCCGGCAGCTCCGGCTGGCTGACCGACGCCTTCGTCAAGGCCCCCGCCACCAGCGTCGGCGCGATGATCAACTACGAGTCGGTGCTGCTCACCCTGCAGCGCTCCGGCGCGGCCGGCCCGATCACGATCATCCGCCCGCACGACGGCGTCATCACCGCCGACTACCCGATGGCCCTGCTCGCCGACAACCGCCGCGACGAGTACACCCGCGTCGTCGACTGGCTGCGCTCCCCCGAGGCTCAGCGCCGCATCCAGAACGACACCAGCCGCCGCCCCGCCGTCCCCGGTGTTCCCCTGGACGCCCGCTTCGGCACCAACACGCCGATCGAGCTGCCGTTCCCGGCCACCCAGCAGGTCGCCGACCAGCTGCTCGCCGCCTACTTCGACGAGTACCGCCGCCCCACGCACGCGATCTACGTGCTGGACGTCTCGGGCTCCATGGAGGGCGACCGGCTGGCCGCGCTCCAACAGGCCCTCGTCGGGCTGACCGGGGCGGACGACAGCCTCGCCGGCCGGTTCGCCCGGTTCCGCGGCCGGGAGCACGTCACCATGATCACCTTCAGCAGCAAGGTGACCGGCACCCGCGACTTCACCATCACCGACCCGAGCCCCGGCTCGGCGGACCTGAAAGCCATCACCGGTTTCGCCGGGTCACTGCGGGCGGGCGGCAACACCGCCGTCTACACCGCGCTCGACGCCGCCTACGACAAGGCGACCCAGGCAATGAAGGCCGACCCGACCGCGCTGACGTCGATCGTGCTGATGACCGACGGCGAGACCAACAGCGGCCTCGACGCCGACGGGTTCACCAGCCGCTACGACGCCCGGCCCGCCGGGGCCCGCGCCGTGCGCACGTTCGCGGTCGTCTTCGGCGAGGCCGACCGGGACGCGCTCACCGCCATCGCGACCAACACCGGCGGGGCGGTCTTTGACGCCACAGCGCCGGGTGTGTCCCTGTCCGACGTGTTCCGGGAGATCCGTGGCTACCAGTAGGGACCGCGAAGGCCGGGACACCCCCGCAGGTCCGCCCGCCAGCCCCGCTGGCGGGGGCCTCATGGGCTGGCTCGGGTCCGGCCGCAACATCCTCGGGTGCGTCGGCGCGCTCCTCGGCGTACTGCTGGGGGTCCTCGGGGTCATCCCGGCCCCCTGGTGGCCGCTGGGCGTCGCGGCGCTCTACGCGGCGGGCGCGCTGGCGTTCCCTCGCCGGGCCGCGAGCGGACCCGATGTCCTCGACGCCCTCGGCGAGGACTACGGCGACCGGGTGGACGTCGAACGGCTGCGGGCAGCGGCCCAGGCGCACCACAAGTCGCTCATCGGCCGAGCCCCGACGGAGGTGATCCGTGCGACCGAGCGAGTCACCACCGCGCTCGACGAGCTGTTCGACCGTCCGGGGCTGCTGCGCCGGGGCTCGCCGGAGACCGACCTCGTCGAACGGCTCGTGGATGACTACCTGCCGACCGCGTTGGACAGTTACCTGAGCCTGCCGCGAACGTTCGCCGGAACGCACCGCCTGCGCGACGGGCGCACGCCCCGCCAGGTGCTGCTCGACCAGCTGGTGTTGCTGGAGCGGGCCGTTCGGGAGGTGACCGAGGACGCCAGCAGCGGCGAGGCAAGCCGGCTGCTCGCCCACGAGCGCTTCCTGGCCGACCGGTTCGGCCCGAACGCCCTCGAGATTCCCGACCAGCCGGAGCCCGTGGACCCGAGCGACCCGCCGGACGCCAGGAAATGAAGAACGGCGCCGATCGGAAGCTCGGGGGGTACTTCCGGTCGACGCCGTTGTACTCGACAGTAGCAAA of the Pseudofrankia saprophytica genome contains:
- a CDS encoding VWA domain-containing protein; translated protein: MLAALLAGCTGGGSGGTDASASPPPPSKPGTLRILAGSELKDLEPLLPDLKKATGITVTLSYTGTLDGADKILHGGADADAAWFSSDRYLRLLPGGPAKELVRTPVMLSPVVLGLRTPLAQQFGWTGDTQVSWGDIAAKVASGQLTYAMTNPAASNSGFSALVGVAAAFAGTGDALQASDIKTAPLTSFFSGQVLTAGSSGWLTDAFVKAPATSVGAMINYESVLLTLQRSGAAGPITIIRPHDGVITADYPMALLADNRRDEYTRVVDWLRSPEAQRRIQNDTSRRPAVPGVPLDARFGTNTPIELPFPATQQVADQLLAAYFDEYRRPTHAIYVLDVSGSMEGDRLAALQQALVGLTGADDSLAGRFARFRGREHVTMITFSSKVTGTRDFTITDPSPGSADLKAITGFAGSLRAGGNTAVYTALDAAYDKATQAMKADPTALTSIVLMTDGETNSGLDADGFTSRYDARPAGARAVRTFAVVFGEADRDALTAIATNTGGAVFDATAPGVSLSDVFREIRGYQ